Proteins encoded by one window of Salmo trutta chromosome 17, fSalTru1.1, whole genome shotgun sequence:
- the LOC115152233 gene encoding protein C12orf4 homolog isoform X1, producing MKKNKGKVNTTTEKEFVFRFRAGRNVCVLKVPLQFPVQENVNDLHGRLMLLHKIPCFVENELKSTLSTFIESETIQDYDREAELALQRLTTGEVDINQLTNKWAKAYSETTLEHAHPEEPCWDEDFADVYHELIHSPASDTLLNLEHSYFVSVSELISERDMELKKLQERQAAEMDKVMQELGKTMTDQDVNAFASQHFDAQQVLENKWANELKQVTHIQKQEYQEWVIKLHQDMQNPNNSTINEEIKVQPSQLTVESEPGARLYEEQRQLEESFTIHLGAQLKTMHNLRLVRADVLDFCKHRRHGSSGTKLRRLQTALSLYSSSLCGLVLLVDNRVNSYSGIKRDFATVSKECTDFHFPRLEEQLEVVQQVVLYARAQRSSKHKVQPEVPRNGTNSEDKNKNLERNPSNILPGEFYISRHSNLSEVHIVFHLCVDDNVRSGNITARDPAIMGLRNILKVCCTHDVTTITIPLLLVHDMSEEMTIPWCLKRAELVFKCVKGFMMEMASWDGGISRTVQFLVPQSISEEMFYQLSNMLPQIFRVSSTLTLTSKR from the exons atgaagaaaaacaagGGAAAGGTGAACACCACCACTGAGAAGGAGTTTGTGTTTCGGTTCAGGGCAGGGAGGAATGTCTGTGTCCTCAAAGTACCTCTGCAATTCCCTGTCCAAGAAAATGTCAATGACCTTCATGGACGACTTATGCTGCTGCACAAAATACCTTGCTTCGTTGAGAATG AACTGAAGAGCACACTGTCCACCTTTATTGAGAGTGAAACCATCCAGGACTATGACAGAGAAGCAGAGTTGGCCCTACAGAGACTGACAACAGGAGAGGTGGACATCAACCAGCTTACAAACAAATGGGCAAAGGCCTACTCGGAG ACCACGCTGGAACATGCTCATCCTGAGGAGCCCTGCTGGGATGAGGACTTTGCAGATGTTTACCACGAGCTCATCCATTCCCCGGCCTCTGACACCCTGCTCAACCTGGAACACAGCTACTTTGTCAGCGTCTCGGAGCTCATCAGTGAGAGAGACATGGAGCTGAAGAAGTTACAAGAGAG ACAGGCAGCAGAGATGGACAAAGTCATGCAGGAGCTGGGAAAGACCATGACTGACCAGGATGTAAATGCATTTGCCTCTCAACACTTCGATGCCCAGCAG GTGCTGGAGAACAAGTGGGCCAATGAACTGAAACAGGTGACTCATATTCAGAAGCAGGAGTATCAGGAGTGGGTGATCAAACTGCACCAGGACATGCAGAACCCCAATAACAGCACTAttaa TGAGGAGATCAAGGTGCAGCCCAGTCAGCTGACAGTGGAGTCTGAGCCTGGGGCCAGGCTGTACGAGGAGCAGCGACAGCTGGAGGAGAGCTTCACCATCCACTTAG GTGCACAGCTGAAGACCATGCACAACCTGCGGCTGGTGCGGGCGGACGTGCTGGACTTCTGTAAGCACCGTCGGCATGGCAGCAGCGGGACCAAGCTGCGGCGGCTGCAGACTGCTCTGTCGCTCTACTCCTCGTCCCTGTGTGGCCTGGTGCTGCTGGTGGACAACCGGGTCAACTCCTATAGCGGCATcaagagag ACTTTGCCACAGTATCTAAGGAGTGTACAGACTTCCACTTCCCTCGGCTGGAGGAGCAGCTGGAGGTGGTCCAGCAGGTGGTGCTTTACGCCCGGGCTCAGAGGAGCAGCAAGCACAAAGTCCAGCCGG AGGTTCCTAGGAATGGAACTAATAGTGAAGATAAAAACAAAAATTTGGAAAGGAATCCCTCCAATATCTTACCAG GTGAATTCTACATCTCCCGCCACTCCAACCTGTCTGAGGTCCACATAGTGTTCCACCTGTGTGTGGATGACAACGTGCGCTCAGGCAACATCACGGCCCGGGACCCTGCCATCATGGGCCTCCGCAACATCCTCAAGGTCTGCTGCACTCACGAcgtcaccaccatcaccatccctcTGCTACTGGTCCACGACATGTCAGAG GAGATGACCATCCCGTGGTGCCTAAAGCGGGCTGAGCTGGTCTTTAAATGTGTCAAAG GTTTCATGATGGAGATGGCATCGTGGGATGGAGGGATCTCACGGACTGTCCAGTTTCTAGTTCCACAG AGTATATCGGAGGAGATGTTCTACCAGTTGAGCAACATGCTGCCTCAGATCTTCCGCGTCTCCTCCACCCTCACGCTCACCTCCAAACGCTGA
- the LOC115152233 gene encoding protein C12orf4 homolog isoform X2 — translation MKKNKGKVNTTTEKEFVFRFRAGRNVCVLKVPLQFPVQENVNDLHGRLMLLHKIPCFVENELKSTLSTFIESETIQDYDREAELALQRLTTGEVDINQLTNKWAKAYSETTLEHAHPEEPCWDEDFADVYHELIHSPASDTLLNLEHSYFVSVSELISERDMELKKLQERQAAEMDKVMQELGKTMTDQDVNAFASQHFDAQQVLENKWANELKQVTHIQKQEYQEWVIKLHQDMQNPNNSTINEEIKVQPSQLTVESEPGARLYEEQRQLEESFTIHLGAQLKTMHNLRLVRADVLDFCKHRRHGSSGTKLRRLQTALSLYSSSLCGLVLLVDNRVNSYSGIKRDFATVSKECTDFHFPRLEEQLEVVQQVVLYARAQRSSKHKVQPGEFYISRHSNLSEVHIVFHLCVDDNVRSGNITARDPAIMGLRNILKVCCTHDVTTITIPLLLVHDMSEEMTIPWCLKRAELVFKCVKGFMMEMASWDGGISRTVQFLVPQSISEEMFYQLSNMLPQIFRVSSTLTLTSKR, via the exons atgaagaaaaacaagGGAAAGGTGAACACCACCACTGAGAAGGAGTTTGTGTTTCGGTTCAGGGCAGGGAGGAATGTCTGTGTCCTCAAAGTACCTCTGCAATTCCCTGTCCAAGAAAATGTCAATGACCTTCATGGACGACTTATGCTGCTGCACAAAATACCTTGCTTCGTTGAGAATG AACTGAAGAGCACACTGTCCACCTTTATTGAGAGTGAAACCATCCAGGACTATGACAGAGAAGCAGAGTTGGCCCTACAGAGACTGACAACAGGAGAGGTGGACATCAACCAGCTTACAAACAAATGGGCAAAGGCCTACTCGGAG ACCACGCTGGAACATGCTCATCCTGAGGAGCCCTGCTGGGATGAGGACTTTGCAGATGTTTACCACGAGCTCATCCATTCCCCGGCCTCTGACACCCTGCTCAACCTGGAACACAGCTACTTTGTCAGCGTCTCGGAGCTCATCAGTGAGAGAGACATGGAGCTGAAGAAGTTACAAGAGAG ACAGGCAGCAGAGATGGACAAAGTCATGCAGGAGCTGGGAAAGACCATGACTGACCAGGATGTAAATGCATTTGCCTCTCAACACTTCGATGCCCAGCAG GTGCTGGAGAACAAGTGGGCCAATGAACTGAAACAGGTGACTCATATTCAGAAGCAGGAGTATCAGGAGTGGGTGATCAAACTGCACCAGGACATGCAGAACCCCAATAACAGCACTAttaa TGAGGAGATCAAGGTGCAGCCCAGTCAGCTGACAGTGGAGTCTGAGCCTGGGGCCAGGCTGTACGAGGAGCAGCGACAGCTGGAGGAGAGCTTCACCATCCACTTAG GTGCACAGCTGAAGACCATGCACAACCTGCGGCTGGTGCGGGCGGACGTGCTGGACTTCTGTAAGCACCGTCGGCATGGCAGCAGCGGGACCAAGCTGCGGCGGCTGCAGACTGCTCTGTCGCTCTACTCCTCGTCCCTGTGTGGCCTGGTGCTGCTGGTGGACAACCGGGTCAACTCCTATAGCGGCATcaagagag ACTTTGCCACAGTATCTAAGGAGTGTACAGACTTCCACTTCCCTCGGCTGGAGGAGCAGCTGGAGGTGGTCCAGCAGGTGGTGCTTTACGCCCGGGCTCAGAGGAGCAGCAAGCACAAAGTCCAGCCGG GTGAATTCTACATCTCCCGCCACTCCAACCTGTCTGAGGTCCACATAGTGTTCCACCTGTGTGTGGATGACAACGTGCGCTCAGGCAACATCACGGCCCGGGACCCTGCCATCATGGGCCTCCGCAACATCCTCAAGGTCTGCTGCACTCACGAcgtcaccaccatcaccatccctcTGCTACTGGTCCACGACATGTCAGAG GAGATGACCATCCCGTGGTGCCTAAAGCGGGCTGAGCTGGTCTTTAAATGTGTCAAAG GTTTCATGATGGAGATGGCATCGTGGGATGGAGGGATCTCACGGACTGTCCAGTTTCTAGTTCCACAG AGTATATCGGAGGAGATGTTCTACCAGTTGAGCAACATGCTGCCTCAGATCTTCCGCGTCTCCTCCACCCTCACGCTCACCTCCAAACGCTGA